In Mycobacterium sp. JS623, one genomic interval encodes:
- the secA gene encoding preprotein translocase subunit SecA — protein sequence MLDKLLRLGEGRMVKRLKGVADYVNTLSDDVEKLSDAELRAKTDEFKKRVADGIDLDELLPEAFAVAREAAWRVLDQRHFDVQVMGGAALHFGNVAEMKTGEGKTLTAVLPSYLNALSGKGVHVVTVNDYLAKRDAEWMGRVHRFLGLNVGVILSGLTPEERRASYAADITYGTNNEFGFDYLRDNMAHSLADLVQRGHNFAIVDEVDSILIDEARTPLIISGPADGSSNWYTEFARLAPLMEKDVHYEVDLRKRTIGVHELGVELVEDQLGIENLYEAANSPLVSYLNNAIKAKELFQRDKDYIVRDGEVLIVDEFTGRVLIGRRYNEGMHQAIEAKEHVEIKAENQTLATITLQNYFRLYEKLSGMTGTAQTEAAELHEIYKLGVVSIPTNKAMIRQDQSDLIYKTEEAKYIAVVDDVSERYEKGQPVLIGTTSVERSEYLSRQFQKRRIPHNVLNAKYHEQEAGIIAEAGRLGAITVATNMAGRGTDIVLGVNVDFLADKKLRAQGLDPVETPEEYEAAWHQVLPQAKAEAAEEAKDVIATGGLYVLGTERHESRRIDNQLRGRSGRQGDPGESRFYLSLGDELMRRFNGETLESLLNRLNLPDDVPIEAKMVTRAIKSAQTQVEQQNFEVRKNVLKYDEVMNQQRKVIYEERRLILEGENLAEQAHKMLTDVITAYVNGATAEGYAEDWDLEQLWTALKQLYPVGIDHHDLIDSDAVGEPGELTREELLDALIADGERAYAEREKQLEEIAGEGAMRQLERNVLLNVLDRKWREHLYEMDYLKEGIGLRAMAQRDPLVEYQREGYDMFVGMLEGLKEESVGFLFNVQVEAAPAPTVAPVAAPSGLAQFAAEAAAKAQDSAVATKERPAGLRAKGIEDAAPPLTYSGPSEDGSAQVQRDGGGKPAAPTGGTSRRERREAARQQAKSAKGMRRR from the coding sequence GTGCTGGACAAGTTGCTCCGTCTCGGTGAAGGCCGCATGGTCAAGCGCCTCAAGGGGGTGGCTGACTATGTCAACACCCTGTCCGACGATGTGGAGAAGCTCTCCGACGCCGAGCTGCGGGCCAAGACCGACGAATTCAAGAAGCGCGTAGCCGACGGCATCGACCTCGACGAATTGCTGCCCGAGGCGTTCGCCGTCGCCCGTGAGGCGGCGTGGCGCGTCCTTGACCAACGGCATTTCGACGTCCAGGTGATGGGCGGCGCGGCCCTGCACTTCGGCAACGTCGCCGAGATGAAGACCGGTGAGGGCAAGACCCTGACCGCGGTGCTGCCGTCGTATCTCAACGCATTGAGCGGCAAGGGCGTGCACGTCGTCACGGTCAACGACTATCTGGCCAAACGTGACGCGGAGTGGATGGGCCGCGTGCACCGTTTCCTCGGGCTCAATGTCGGCGTGATCCTGTCGGGGCTCACTCCCGAAGAACGCAGGGCGTCGTATGCCGCCGACATCACCTACGGCACCAACAACGAGTTCGGCTTCGACTATCTGCGCGACAACATGGCGCACTCACTGGCCGACCTGGTGCAGCGCGGGCACAACTTCGCGATCGTCGACGAGGTCGACTCGATCCTGATCGACGAGGCCCGCACACCGCTGATCATCTCCGGGCCCGCCGACGGTTCGTCGAACTGGTACACCGAGTTCGCTCGGCTGGCCCCTTTGATGGAAAAGGACGTCCACTACGAGGTGGACCTGCGCAAGCGCACCATCGGCGTCCATGAGCTGGGTGTCGAGCTGGTCGAGGATCAGCTGGGCATCGAGAACCTCTATGAGGCGGCCAACTCGCCGCTGGTCAGCTACCTCAACAACGCCATCAAGGCCAAGGAGCTCTTCCAGCGCGACAAGGACTACATCGTCCGCGACGGCGAGGTGCTGATCGTCGACGAGTTCACCGGCCGCGTGCTGATCGGCCGCCGCTACAACGAAGGCATGCACCAGGCGATCGAGGCCAAGGAGCACGTCGAGATCAAGGCCGAGAACCAGACGCTGGCCACGATCACGCTGCAGAACTACTTCCGCCTCTACGAGAAGCTTTCCGGCATGACCGGCACCGCTCAGACCGAAGCCGCCGAGTTGCACGAGATCTACAAGCTCGGTGTGGTGAGCATTCCCACCAACAAGGCAATGATCCGCCAGGACCAGTCCGACCTGATCTACAAGACCGAAGAGGCCAAGTACATCGCGGTCGTCGACGACGTCTCCGAGCGGTATGAGAAGGGCCAGCCAGTCCTGATCGGCACCACCAGCGTCGAGCGTTCCGAGTATTTGTCGCGCCAGTTCCAGAAGCGGCGGATCCCGCACAACGTGCTCAACGCGAAGTACCACGAGCAGGAGGCGGGCATCATCGCCGAGGCCGGCCGGCTGGGTGCTATCACGGTGGCCACCAACATGGCCGGCCGCGGCACAGACATCGTGCTCGGCGTCAACGTCGACTTCCTCGCCGACAAGAAGCTGCGCGCCCAGGGCCTCGACCCGGTCGAGACGCCCGAAGAGTACGAGGCGGCCTGGCATCAGGTGCTGCCGCAAGCCAAGGCAGAGGCGGCCGAGGAGGCCAAGGACGTCATCGCGACGGGTGGCCTCTATGTGCTGGGCACCGAGCGCCACGAGTCGCGTCGCATCGACAACCAGCTGCGCGGTCGCTCGGGCCGCCAGGGCGATCCCGGCGAGTCGCGGTTCTACCTGTCGCTCGGCGACGAGTTGATGCGACGGTTCAACGGCGAGACGTTGGAGTCGCTGCTCAACCGGTTGAATCTGCCCGATGACGTGCCCATCGAAGCCAAGATGGTCACCCGAGCGATCAAGAGTGCTCAGACCCAGGTCGAGCAGCAAAACTTCGAGGTCCGCAAGAACGTCCTCAAGTACGACGAGGTGATGAACCAGCAGCGCAAGGTCATCTACGAGGAACGTCGCCTGATCCTCGAGGGGGAGAACCTCGCCGAGCAGGCCCACAAGATGCTGACCGACGTCATCACCGCCTACGTCAACGGCGCGACGGCCGAGGGCTACGCCGAAGACTGGGATCTCGAGCAGTTATGGACTGCGCTCAAGCAGCTCTACCCGGTTGGCATCGACCACCACGACCTGATCGACTCCGACGCGGTGGGCGAGCCCGGCGAGCTGACCCGTGAGGAATTGCTCGACGCGCTGATCGCGGACGGCGAGCGCGCGTACGCCGAGCGTGAGAAGCAGCTCGAGGAAATTGCCGGCGAGGGCGCCATGCGTCAGCTCGAGCGCAACGTGCTGCTCAATGTCCTTGACCGCAAGTGGCGTGAACACCTCTACGAGATGGACTATCTCAAGGAGGGCATCGGCCTGCGGGCGATGGCGCAGCGCGATCCGCTGGTCGAGTATCAGCGTGAGGGCTACGACATGTTCGTCGGCATGCTCGAGGGGCTCAAGGAAGAGTCGGTGGGCTTCCTGTTCAACGTCCAGGTGGAAGCCGCGCCCGCACCGACGGTCGCGCCGGTCGCCGCGCCGTCGGGGTTGGCACAGTTCGCCGCCGAGGCCGCCGCCAAGGCGCAGGACAGTGCTGTGGCCACCAAGGAGCGGCCAGCGGGCTTGCGCGCCAAGGGAATTGAAGACGCCGCGCCGCCGCTGACCTACTCGGGGCCGTCGGAAGACGGGTCGGCGCAGGTGCAACGCGACGGTGGCGGCAAGCCCGCCGCCCCGACGGGCGGCACCAGTCGACGTGAGCGGCGCGAGGCCGCACGTCAGCAAGCCAAGTCCGCCAAGGGCATGCGCAGGCGCTAG
- a CDS encoding Rv3235 family protein has translation MTASRIPSLSLTMPIIDCEPPAVGITACPPPSPAALHRRTSRAHRPVTRPVPHDPLPPRAAVVFADAALRRVLEVVDRRRPIAQLRPLVAPALIDTLTALTRVPQTAAATLQRSRVRMVDTDAGELFATYTRAQRVRAIAGRIECRDGRWRIVALQLG, from the coding sequence ATGACCGCATCCCGGATTCCGTCCCTGTCGTTGACGATGCCGATCATCGACTGCGAACCGCCGGCCGTCGGAATCACGGCGTGCCCGCCGCCCTCACCCGCGGCGCTACACCGCCGCACCAGCAGAGCCCATCGGCCGGTGACGCGTCCGGTGCCGCACGACCCGTTGCCACCCCGGGCTGCGGTGGTGTTCGCCGACGCGGCGCTGCGCCGCGTGCTGGAGGTGGTCGACCGGCGCAGGCCGATCGCACAGCTGCGCCCGCTGGTGGCGCCGGCACTGATCGACACGCTCACCGCGTTGACGCGAGTGCCGCAGACCGCCGCGGCGACATTACAGCGGTCACGTGTGCGCATGGTCGACACCGACGCCGGTGAGCTGTTCGCGACCTACACTCGCGCCCAACGGGTCCGGGCCATCGCAGGGCGGATCGAATGCCGCGACGGCCGCTGGCGAATTGTTGCCTTGCAGCTGGGATGA
- a CDS encoding WS/DGAT/MGAT family O-acyltransferase codes for MVTRLSASDASFYHLEDTATPMYVGTLSILRKPRNGLSYDTLLATVEQRLPQIPRYRQKVREVTLGLARPVWIDDGDFDITYHIRRSALPSPGSDAQLHELIARLGSRPLDKSRPLWEMYLIEGLTRNRIAIYTKSHQALVNGMTALALGHVIADPTQKPPEFGEDIWIPGREPNGRQLVLGAIGEWITRPAEQLGAVRSAVTEVATNAGQLAEVGRRVVDVARTFARGTAPNSPLNTTVSRNRRFAVASHRLEDYRTVRSRYECDVNDIVLAVVAGALRNWLMSRGEPVTSTTTVRAMAPMSVYPDADLDTAGPGQAISEVAPFLVDLPVGEGNAVVRLSQVSHATESHPTAASLVDARTIVTLSGFAPPTLHAMGTRVATSFSARQFNLLITNVPGAQKQMYIAGTKLLETYAVPPLLSNQVLAIGVTSYNGTLYFGINADRDAMSDVDVFPSLLRESLDELLEAAQ; via the coding sequence ATGGTGACCAGGTTGTCGGCGTCAGACGCGTCGTTCTATCACCTGGAAGACACCGCAACCCCGATGTATGTCGGTACGCTGTCGATCCTGCGCAAACCGCGTAACGGGCTGAGCTACGACACCCTGCTGGCCACCGTCGAACAGCGGCTGCCGCAGATTCCGCGTTACCGGCAGAAGGTGCGCGAGGTGACGCTGGGTCTGGCCCGGCCCGTGTGGATCGACGACGGCGACTTCGACATCACCTATCACATACGGCGTTCGGCGCTGCCGTCCCCGGGCAGCGATGCGCAGCTTCACGAACTCATCGCGCGGCTTGGGTCGCGGCCCTTGGACAAGTCCCGGCCGCTGTGGGAGATGTATTTGATCGAGGGCCTGACCCGCAACCGCATTGCGATCTACACCAAGTCACACCAGGCGTTGGTGAACGGCATGACGGCGCTGGCCCTGGGCCACGTCATCGCGGACCCCACCCAGAAGCCGCCGGAGTTCGGCGAGGACATCTGGATCCCTGGCCGTGAGCCCAACGGCCGTCAACTTGTCCTCGGCGCTATCGGCGAGTGGATCACCCGGCCGGCCGAGCAGCTGGGCGCCGTGCGGTCGGCGGTGACGGAGGTGGCGACCAACGCCGGTCAGCTGGCCGAGGTCGGCAGGCGCGTCGTCGACGTCGCGCGCACCTTCGCACGCGGCACCGCCCCGAACAGTCCGTTGAACACCACCGTGTCGCGCAACCGACGCTTCGCGGTTGCCAGTCATCGGTTGGAGGACTACCGCACGGTGCGGTCGCGCTATGAATGCGATGTCAACGACATCGTGCTCGCGGTGGTCGCCGGCGCGTTACGGAACTGGCTGATGTCGCGCGGTGAGCCAGTCACGTCGACGACGACCGTGCGCGCGATGGCGCCGATGTCGGTCTATCCCGACGCCGATCTCGACACCGCCGGCCCCGGTCAGGCGATCAGCGAGGTGGCGCCGTTTCTCGTCGACCTGCCGGTGGGGGAGGGCAACGCTGTGGTGCGGCTGTCGCAGGTCTCACACGCCACCGAATCGCACCCGACCGCGGCCAGCCTTGTCGACGCCAGGACCATCGTCACATTGTCGGGCTTTGCGCCACCGACGTTGCACGCCATGGGAACTCGCGTCGCGACCAGTTTCTCCGCGCGACAGTTCAACCTGCTGATCACCAATGTGCCGGGCGCCCAGAAGCAGATGTACATCGCGGGCACCAAGCTGCTGGAGACCTATGCGGTGCCGCCGCTGTTGAGCAATCAGGTGCTCGCGATCGGAGTCACGTCCTACAACGGGACGCTTTACTTCGGCATCAACGCCGACCGCGACGCGATGAGCGACGTCGACGTCTTTCCCTCTTTGCTGCGGGAATCGCTCGACGAATTGCTGGAAGCCGCGCAGTAG
- a CDS encoding DUF6912 family protein, with product MRVYVPATLAMLQQLVADRLLHARSGTAFALTPALREAYAEGDDDELSDVALRDAALASLRLLAGEGTSDLPPRRAVVVADVEGVTTRPDLDDSVVRLSGPIAFDDVIAAYVDNADAEAAVVPAIEAVDAADLGDEDAEFVVGDAQDHDLAWYAAQELPFLLELL from the coding sequence GTGCGTGTCTATGTCCCTGCCACGTTGGCGATGCTGCAGCAATTGGTCGCCGATCGGCTGCTGCACGCCCGCAGCGGGACGGCGTTCGCGCTGACTCCGGCGCTGCGTGAGGCTTACGCCGAAGGGGATGACGACGAGTTGTCCGACGTTGCGCTACGAGACGCGGCGCTTGCCTCACTGCGACTGCTGGCTGGCGAGGGCACGTCGGATCTGCCGCCGCGCAGAGCAGTGGTGGTCGCCGACGTCGAGGGCGTGACGACGCGTCCGGATCTCGACGACTCGGTGGTGCGGCTCTCGGGGCCGATCGCGTTTGACGACGTGATCGCCGCATACGTCGATAACGCCGACGCCGAGGCTGCGGTGGTGCCTGCGATCGAGGCGGTCGACGCCGCGGACCTGGGGGATGAGGACGCCGAGTTCGTCGTGGGCGACGCGCAAGACCACGATCTCGCCTGGTACGCGGCCCAAGAGCTGCCGTTCCTTCTCGAGCTGCTGTGA
- a CDS encoding ferredoxin reductase, giving the protein MGSAILKLGQELSLGKKYSSSRPAAVLTDTVRPTVAGAGKHRGWDAARALAERITTPLLPDDYLKLANPLWSARELRGRVIEVRRETEDSATLVIKPGWGFSFDYQPGQYIGIGVLVDGRWRWRSYSLTSTPVTSARIITITVKAMPEGFLSTHLVGGLAPGTVVRLAAPRGEFVMPDPAPASVLFITAGSGITPVMSMLRTLSRRDQITDVVHLHSAPTESDVMFASELAELARSHDGYQMRMRSTRVDGRLDLSRLGEEVPDWRQRQTWACGPEGLLNAAERVWQAAGIAERLHLERFAVSKAAGHGQGGTVEFARSGKTVTVDAATPLMDAGEKVGVQMPFGCRMGICQSCVVSLVDGHVRDLRTGVEHEPGSRIQTCISAASGDCVLDV; this is encoded by the coding sequence ATGGGGAGCGCAATCCTGAAACTGGGGCAGGAGCTTTCGTTGGGCAAAAAATACAGCAGCAGCAGGCCCGCCGCTGTCCTCACAGACACCGTGCGGCCCACCGTCGCAGGCGCCGGCAAGCATCGCGGCTGGGACGCGGCGCGCGCCCTCGCCGAGCGGATCACCACGCCGCTGCTGCCTGACGACTACTTGAAACTCGCGAACCCGTTGTGGTCGGCGCGTGAACTGCGTGGCCGGGTAATCGAAGTCCGCCGCGAAACCGAGGACTCCGCGACCCTGGTCATCAAGCCGGGGTGGGGTTTCTCCTTCGACTATCAGCCCGGCCAGTACATCGGGATCGGCGTATTGGTCGACGGTCGCTGGCGGTGGAGATCGTATTCGTTGACGTCGACCCCGGTGACCAGCGCGCGCATCATCACCATCACGGTCAAGGCCATGCCCGAGGGATTTCTGTCGACCCATCTGGTCGGCGGGCTGGCGCCGGGGACCGTCGTGCGACTGGCGGCGCCGCGAGGCGAATTCGTCATGCCCGATCCGGCTCCGGCCTCCGTACTGTTCATCACCGCCGGCTCCGGCATCACACCGGTGATGTCGATGCTGCGCACGCTGTCTCGTCGCGACCAGATCACCGACGTCGTCCATTTGCATTCGGCCCCAACGGAATCCGACGTGATGTTCGCTTCTGAGCTGGCCGAGCTCGCGCGCAGTCATGACGGCTACCAGATGCGGATGCGCTCGACGCGCGTCGACGGCCGCCTCGATCTGTCTCGGCTGGGCGAGGAGGTGCCCGACTGGCGTCAGCGGCAGACCTGGGCCTGCGGCCCCGAAGGCCTGCTCAACGCCGCGGAGCGGGTGTGGCAGGCCGCCGGCATAGCGGAGCGTCTGCATCTGGAGCGCTTCGCGGTGTCGAAGGCCGCGGGACATGGGCAGGGCGGCACGGTCGAGTTCGCGCGCAGCGGCAAGACGGTCACCGTAGACGCGGCGACGCCTCTGATGGATGCCGGTGAGAAGGTCGGCGTACAGATGCCGTTCGGCTGTCGAATGGGCATCTGCCAGTCATGTGTCGTGAGCCTTGTCGACGGGCACGTCCGCGATCTGCGGACGGGCGTTGAGCATGAGCCGGGGAGTCGGATCCAGACATGCATTTCCGCTGCATCTGGCGATTGTGTACTGGACGTTTAA
- a CDS encoding fatty acid desaturase family protein, whose protein sequence is MAITDVPAFAHLTEADIESLAVELDAIRQDIEDSRGERDSRYIRRTIAAQRALEVAGRLILAASSRRSAWWAGTATLGVAKIIENMEIGHNVMHGQWDWMNDPEIHSTTWEWDMSGASKHWRFTHNFMHHKYTNILGMDDDVGYGLLRVTRDDKWKPFNLGNLVFNTMLALGFEWGVGLQHLELGRMFKGRDDRDATMLRLREFSAKAGRQVFKDYVAYPALTSLSPGATYKSTLKANVVANIIRNVWSNAVIFCGHFPDGAEKFTKTDMAGESKGEWYLRQMLGSANFQNGPALRFMSGNLCHQIEHHLYPDLPSNRLYEISLRVREVCDKYDLPYTTGSFLVQYGKTWRTIAKLSMPDKYLRYTSDDAPETRSERMFTELEPSQRRGLKSAIAAVRARRREKRALAA, encoded by the coding sequence ATGGCAATCACGGACGTACCGGCATTCGCGCATCTGACCGAGGCCGACATCGAAAGCTTGGCAGTCGAGCTCGACGCAATCCGCCAGGACATCGAGGACTCCCGCGGCGAGCGCGACTCGCGATACATCCGCCGCACCATCGCCGCCCAACGCGCTCTCGAGGTGGCTGGCCGGCTCATCCTGGCCGCAAGCTCGCGCCGATCCGCCTGGTGGGCAGGCACTGCGACGCTGGGCGTGGCCAAGATCATCGAGAACATGGAGATCGGCCACAACGTCATGCACGGCCAGTGGGATTGGATGAACGATCCCGAGATTCACTCCACGACGTGGGAGTGGGACATGAGCGGGGCGTCCAAGCACTGGCGGTTCACCCACAACTTCATGCACCACAAGTACACCAACATCCTCGGCATGGACGACGATGTGGGCTACGGCCTGCTGCGTGTCACTCGCGACGACAAGTGGAAGCCGTTCAACCTCGGCAACCTGGTCTTCAACACCATGCTTGCGCTCGGGTTCGAGTGGGGCGTCGGGTTGCAGCATCTGGAGCTCGGCAGGATGTTCAAGGGCCGCGACGACCGCGACGCCACCATGCTGAGGCTGCGCGAGTTCTCGGCGAAGGCCGGCCGTCAGGTGTTCAAGGACTACGTCGCATACCCTGCACTGACGTCGCTGTCGCCTGGTGCAACGTACAAGTCGACGCTGAAGGCCAATGTGGTGGCCAACATCATTCGCAACGTCTGGTCCAACGCGGTGATCTTCTGCGGCCACTTCCCTGATGGCGCAGAGAAATTCACCAAGACCGACATGGCAGGTGAATCCAAGGGCGAGTGGTACCTGCGCCAGATGCTTGGCAGCGCGAACTTCCAGAACGGTCCGGCGCTGCGTTTCATGAGCGGCAACCTGTGCCATCAGATCGAGCATCACCTGTATCCGGATCTGCCGAGCAACCGGCTCTACGAGATCTCGCTGCGGGTGCGCGAGGTGTGCGACAAGTACGACCTGCCGTATACGACGGGCTCGTTCCTGGTTCAGTACGGCAAGACATGGCGAACGATCGCCAAGTTGTCAATGCCGGACAAGTACCTGCGTTATACATCCGACGATGCTCCCGAGACCCGCAGCGAGCGGATGTTCACGGAGCTGGAGCCGAGTCAGCGTCGTGGCCTCAAGTCGGCCATTGCCGCAGTTCGCGCACGCCGCCGCGAGAAGCGGGCGTTAGCGGCCTAG
- the rsgA gene encoding ribosome small subunit-dependent GTPase A, with translation MSPREYDESDVRVRPGRGSRPRTKTRPDHADAQEAMVVAVDRGRWGCALGGDPDRRVTAMRARELGRTPIVVGDDVDIVGDLSGRPDTLARIVRRGDRRTVLRRTADDTDPTERVVVANADQLLMVVALADPPPRTGLVERALIAAYAGGLDPILCLTKTDLAPPEPFAAHFADLDLTITTAGRDDPLDAVAPLLTDKVTVLLGHSGVGKSTLVNRLVPEADRATGEVTDIGRGRHTSTQSVALPLSVGGWVVDTPGIRSFGLAHIEPDDVLLAFSDLSEAIKDCPRGCGHMGPPADPECALDALTGPAAGRVGAARRLLAVLREAAQN, from the coding sequence TTGAGTCCTCGCGAGTACGACGAGTCCGATGTCCGGGTGCGACCCGGCCGGGGCTCGCGGCCGCGAACCAAGACTCGTCCCGACCACGCCGATGCGCAGGAAGCCATGGTGGTCGCTGTTGACCGTGGCCGGTGGGGGTGCGCACTGGGCGGTGACCCTGACCGCCGCGTCACCGCGATGCGGGCCAGGGAACTTGGCCGCACTCCGATTGTCGTCGGCGACGACGTCGACATCGTCGGCGATCTGTCCGGACGACCCGACACGCTGGCGCGCATCGTTCGCCGCGGTGACCGGCGAACGGTGTTGCGGCGCACCGCCGATGACACCGATCCAACCGAACGCGTCGTCGTCGCCAACGCCGATCAACTGCTGATGGTGGTCGCGCTGGCCGACCCGCCACCGCGCACCGGCCTTGTCGAGCGGGCGCTCATTGCGGCGTATGCCGGTGGGCTCGACCCGATCCTGTGCCTGACGAAGACGGATCTGGCGCCGCCGGAACCGTTCGCCGCGCATTTCGCCGATCTCGATCTGACCATCACCACTGCGGGCCGCGATGATCCGCTTGACGCTGTCGCGCCGCTGCTGACAGACAAGGTGACGGTACTGCTGGGCCATTCGGGTGTGGGTAAGTCAACGCTGGTGAATCGTCTTGTGCCGGAAGCTGATCGGGCGACCGGCGAGGTGACCGACATCGGCCGGGGCAGGCACACCTCCACGCAGTCGGTGGCGCTGCCGTTGAGCGTTGGCGGCTGGGTCGTCGACACGCCAGGGATCCGGTCGTTCGGCCTTGCACACATCGAACCCGACGACGTGTTGCTGGCGTTCTCGGATCTGTCGGAGGCGATCAAAGACTGCCCACGCGGGTGCGGGCATATGGGGCCACCCGCCGATCCGGAATGCGCGCTGGACGCGCTGACCGGGCCTGCCGCGGGGCGCGTAGGCGCGGCGCGCCGATTGCTGGCAGTGCTTCGGGAGGCCGCCCAAAACTGA